From a single Planctellipticum variicoloris genomic region:
- a CDS encoding DUF6678 family protein, which produces MLPSKRQIDTEVARRGMVSIMNDTKWHELQSAVQNDLPFSPPYQIKAVLNHRPEPKHFDSDVEYFGDWSDECLTPFYVIEWIRIRPRFLRGRGRLVAPEVHSVDSEFLAILHRFDIPHRCDEVSIWVFGYASSTGDFKRGGER; this is translated from the coding sequence GTGCTCCCTTCCAAGAGACAAATTGACACGGAGGTAGCCAGACGAGGCATGGTGTCGATCATGAACGACACCAAGTGGCACGAGTTGCAGAGCGCAGTGCAAAATGACTTGCCATTCTCACCTCCCTATCAGATCAAGGCGGTCTTGAATCATCGTCCCGAGCCCAAGCACTTCGACTCCGATGTTGAGTACTTTGGCGATTGGAGCGACGAATGCCTCACTCCATTTTACGTGATCGAATGGATTCGGATTCGTCCACGCTTTCTTCGCGGACGGGGACGGCTTGTAGCCCCGGAAGTCCACAGCGTCGATTCCGAGTTTTTGGCGATTCTTCATCGTTTTGACATTCCGCACCGCTGCGACGAGGTCTCGATCTGGGTTTTCGGCTACGCGTCGTCGACAGGCGATTTCAAGAGGGGTGGCGAACGGTAA
- a CDS encoding family 16 glycoside hydrolase: protein MLADVLIQIRRLRLDRRSWGQVVLVATLAGCGAPEEKTLDESAQAVAPADDPTPPVTNPRDQALPAGSVTALRVLTAEPGWTVFVNGIEAVAAEDQPLVTPCVVHLPDGAWRITVSRAGAADQSERALTPEIREVQFDSGLPVPEGQVPAVEAPLSRLAPGESTPLASLNSPARDADPFVSVDGLTIAFASDRPAGRAIYVATRPGPGHHFDAPRQVALSRGADRAASPSLSADGLLLAYLLPERSRVWGLQRRDLAGEFGDRKPLVFDDQSRAVWRSAQLSGDGLRIYWTADGDGTPAGFTASRKAVEKSFGKPMGYDLPGAHACLSPDALRQYTFDGREVHRRRRGSLRQSFGEPESIAEVELPVPLADAGARSWWVSEDEQWLFWTGQGAAEDLFVTRLRRGPGWGRTWHGDPLVLKPAVAATEAKPVDVPAPVDPRSLPLPYTRHWRELEKLIAARQFPAAQKLVRSSLEQRELAGERDLLQRDLAAITLIREFWAGVLESLSRLKPGDEVPYGTTRVEFVRFENQRLVLKTKTSELAKPLSELPPAEVVELYLLSRPEPTPQDALRIGVYLSFTPRRYEKVASSRLAAAGDEGSQFREEWFARLVRQGGAEFDRGNLAEGTAFVDEVLQHGSGTAAHATAGKLKAGLYDRLSWELRGNRKWGRDKEGELRAEAGRFERSYAVSREMYGDFELSCEWQVTGATGQGGIYFRYPGQGDPFKTGFKIQLASDAGKGVDQYSTGSLFGQEAPLTNASQAAGQWNTLKLRVVGEDVTATINEVVVLKAKAISETAALTGHVALDGVAGGINYRRVLIVPLK from the coding sequence ATGCTCGCGGACGTTCTGATTCAGATCCGGCGGCTGCGCCTCGACCGGCGAAGCTGGGGCCAGGTCGTGCTGGTCGCAACTCTGGCGGGCTGCGGCGCCCCAGAGGAGAAGACTCTCGACGAGTCTGCCCAGGCGGTTGCGCCTGCCGACGATCCAACGCCTCCCGTGACCAATCCGCGCGATCAGGCGTTGCCGGCGGGGAGCGTCACCGCACTGCGCGTTCTGACCGCAGAACCCGGCTGGACCGTTTTCGTGAACGGCATCGAGGCCGTAGCGGCCGAAGATCAACCGCTGGTCACGCCTTGCGTGGTGCATCTGCCCGACGGCGCCTGGCGCATCACGGTCTCTCGCGCGGGGGCCGCGGATCAATCGGAGCGGGCGCTGACGCCGGAGATCCGCGAGGTGCAGTTCGATTCCGGCCTGCCTGTCCCGGAAGGGCAGGTCCCCGCCGTCGAGGCGCCGCTGAGCAGGCTGGCGCCGGGCGAATCGACGCCGCTGGCATCGCTCAATTCGCCGGCGCGCGACGCCGACCCGTTCGTCTCGGTCGACGGCCTGACGATCGCGTTCGCCAGCGACCGCCCTGCAGGCCGTGCGATCTACGTCGCGACGCGCCCGGGACCGGGACATCATTTCGACGCGCCGCGGCAGGTGGCGCTGTCCCGCGGGGCGGATCGAGCGGCGAGTCCGTCGCTGTCGGCGGATGGTCTGCTGCTGGCGTATCTGCTTCCGGAGCGGTCGCGCGTCTGGGGACTGCAGCGCAGGGATCTTGCCGGAGAGTTCGGGGACCGCAAGCCCCTCGTGTTTGACGATCAGAGCCGGGCGGTCTGGCGGAGCGCTCAGTTGTCCGGGGACGGGCTGAGAATCTACTGGACGGCGGACGGCGACGGGACGCCTGCGGGATTCACGGCGAGCCGCAAGGCGGTCGAGAAATCCTTCGGCAAACCAATGGGATACGATCTGCCGGGGGCGCATGCCTGCCTGTCACCCGACGCCCTGCGGCAATACACGTTTGACGGACGCGAGGTTCACCGGCGCCGTCGCGGTTCGCTCAGGCAGTCGTTTGGAGAACCGGAATCGATCGCCGAAGTCGAGCTGCCGGTCCCGCTGGCGGACGCCGGCGCACGCTCGTGGTGGGTCAGCGAGGACGAACAGTGGCTGTTCTGGACTGGCCAGGGAGCTGCGGAAGATCTGTTCGTTACGCGGCTGCGCAGGGGACCCGGCTGGGGTCGGACGTGGCACGGCGACCCACTGGTCCTGAAGCCCGCGGTGGCGGCGACGGAAGCGAAGCCGGTCGACGTTCCGGCCCCCGTCGATCCCCGTTCGCTGCCGCTGCCGTATACGCGGCATTGGCGCGAGCTGGAAAAGCTCATCGCAGCCCGCCAGTTTCCGGCGGCGCAAAAGCTGGTGCGAAGCTCCCTGGAGCAGCGGGAACTGGCGGGCGAGCGCGATCTGCTGCAGCGGGATCTTGCGGCGATCACTCTGATTCGCGAATTCTGGGCCGGGGTGCTGGAGAGTCTGTCCAGGCTGAAGCCTGGCGACGAAGTCCCGTACGGAACGACGAGGGTCGAATTCGTCCGCTTTGAGAATCAGAGACTGGTGCTGAAGACAAAGACCTCCGAGCTGGCCAAGCCCCTTTCGGAACTTCCGCCGGCGGAAGTGGTGGAGCTGTACCTGCTGAGCCGCCCGGAGCCAACGCCGCAGGATGCTCTGCGGATCGGCGTCTATCTCTCCTTCACGCCCCGCCGGTACGAGAAGGTCGCGTCGAGCCGGCTGGCGGCGGCGGGTGATGAAGGCAGCCAGTTCCGCGAGGAGTGGTTCGCCCGGCTGGTGCGGCAGGGGGGGGCCGAGTTCGACCGCGGAAACCTGGCGGAGGGGACGGCCTTCGTGGATGAAGTCCTGCAGCACGGATCGGGAACCGCGGCGCACGCGACGGCCGGGAAGCTGAAAGCGGGCCTGTACGACCGGCTGTCGTGGGAGCTGCGGGGGAATCGGAAGTGGGGGCGTGACAAGGAGGGCGAACTGCGGGCGGAGGCCGGACGATTCGAGAGGTCCTATGCGGTCTCGCGGGAGATGTACGGGGACTTCGAGCTGAGCTGCGAGTGGCAGGTGACCGGGGCGACGGGGCAGGGGGGGATCTACTTTCGCTATCCGGGGCAGGGGGATCCGTTCAAGACCGGGTTCAAGATCCAGCTCGCATCCGATGCGGGCAAGGGTGTGGATCAGTACTCGACGGGGTCGCTGTTCGGTCAGGAAGCGCCGCTGACGAACGCCTCACAGGCCGCGGGACAGTGGAACACGCTGAAGCTGCGGGTCGTGGGTGAGGACGTGACGGCGACGATCAATGAAGTGGTCGTGCTGAAGGCGAAGGCAATCAGCGAGACGGCGGCGTTGACGGGGCATGTGGCGCTGGATGGAGTTGCCGGGGGGATCAACTACCGCCGGGTGCTGATAGTGCCGCTGAAGTAG
- a CDS encoding Ldh family oxidoreductase: MPDVPSATVVLPRDTLRPPLARLLIRKGMFAAEADIAIDRLLDTELLGRHEHGLRTLPRLLEAMDSGDIDPRARVLTTVDFPAGALLDGSTGMGHVAVSRAMTLAVDKAREVGVAVIAVRNSQPCGESAVYTGLAARQGFLAILTTSTGKANTTGLLASRAILGDHPVAVGVPTRDGTGWSCSMTAASVSAAGLQRQQQLGAALPDATAWTADGQPASAAAEADLLRPAGGLCGIGLALMSSALTTGLTGSRLPLHKRKRTHFCDGSEHVCVLIDPARFGSTERLYEEWTAASEVWRPHLPELFPPRPAESGEVLLHRCDLEELAPLLAAAKQPIPWE, from the coding sequence ATGCCGGATGTCCCGTCTGCGACTGTCGTTCTGCCCCGCGACACCTTGCGTCCCCCCCTCGCCAGATTGCTCATCCGGAAGGGGATGTTCGCCGCGGAAGCCGACATTGCGATCGACAGGCTCCTCGACACCGAACTCCTCGGCCGCCACGAACACGGGCTCCGCACCCTGCCCCGACTGCTCGAGGCCATGGATTCGGGCGACATCGACCCGCGCGCCCGCGTCCTGACCACCGTCGACTTCCCCGCCGGCGCCCTGCTTGACGGCAGTACCGGCATGGGGCACGTCGCCGTCTCGCGGGCGATGACGCTGGCGGTCGACAAGGCCCGCGAAGTTGGCGTGGCGGTCATCGCCGTCCGCAACAGCCAGCCCTGCGGAGAATCGGCCGTCTACACCGGGCTGGCCGCCCGGCAGGGGTTCCTGGCCATCCTGACGACCAGCACCGGCAAGGCCAATACGACCGGCCTCCTCGCCAGCCGCGCCATTCTGGGGGATCATCCGGTCGCCGTCGGCGTCCCCACCCGCGACGGAACCGGCTGGTCCTGCTCGATGACCGCCGCCTCCGTTTCCGCCGCCGGTCTGCAGCGCCAGCAGCAACTGGGAGCCGCGCTCCCCGACGCCACCGCCTGGACCGCCGACGGACAACCCGCATCGGCCGCCGCCGAGGCCGACCTGCTCCGCCCCGCGGGAGGGCTGTGCGGCATCGGCCTGGCCCTCATGTCCTCCGCCCTGACGACCGGCCTGACCGGCAGTCGCCTGCCGCTCCACAAGCGGAAGCGCACCCACTTCTGCGACGGCAGCGAACACGTCTGCGTGCTGATCGACCCGGCCCGGTTCGGCTCGACCGAGCGCCTGTACGAAGAGTGGACCGCCGCCTCGGAGGTCTGGCGACCGCACCTCCCCGAGCTGTTTCCCCCCCGGCCCGCGGAATCGGGCGAAGTCCTCCTGCACCGCTGCGACCTGGAAGAGCTCGCCCCGCTCCTGGCGGCCGCAAAGCAGCCGATCCCCTGGGAATAG
- a CDS encoding IS630 family transposase, with protein sequence MEGILSPRAERAKQRLSEQLKFLKDAGLRTRYLIVIHRLEGRSPTWIARSLKVGRSTVYRTEQRYGKDGEIGLFDRRGGNGPRKLTEEYLTQLREVVAGDPLQDGWKRPTWTREMLITTLRRRTSVKISLSTMSRALRLIGARRGRPKPTVECPWPEAEKQQCLEQIEELVAHLPTGEVAVWEDEIDIHLNPKIGEDWMLRGQQKQVLTPGKNEKRYLAGAQDARTKELIAIEGDRKDTALFVLLLWELTQRYPQAKKIHVVLDNYAIHTTRLVRESLATPLGRRLRLHFLPPYCPDHNRIERTWEDLHANVTRNHKCSTMPQLMRNVRSYIRRHNHRRPAAL encoded by the coding sequence ATGGAAGGCATTCTTTCACCCCGGGCGGAGCGCGCCAAGCAGCGGTTGTCCGAGCAGTTGAAGTTTCTGAAGGACGCCGGGCTGAGAACGCGGTATCTGATCGTGATCCATCGACTGGAAGGACGTTCTCCCACCTGGATTGCCCGCTCGCTCAAGGTCGGTCGCAGCACCGTGTATCGGACCGAGCAGCGTTACGGGAAGGACGGCGAGATCGGTTTGTTCGACCGGCGGGGCGGCAACGGGCCACGGAAACTGACCGAGGAGTACCTGACGCAGTTGCGGGAGGTCGTGGCCGGCGATCCGCTGCAGGACGGCTGGAAGCGGCCGACCTGGACGCGGGAGATGCTGATCACAACGCTCCGTCGACGGACGAGTGTGAAGATCAGCCTGTCGACGATGAGCCGGGCCTTGCGGCTGATCGGGGCGCGGCGCGGACGACCGAAGCCAACGGTCGAGTGTCCGTGGCCGGAGGCCGAAAAACAGCAGTGTCTGGAGCAGATCGAGGAACTGGTGGCGCATCTGCCGACGGGCGAAGTGGCGGTCTGGGAGGACGAGATCGACATCCATCTCAATCCGAAGATCGGCGAGGACTGGATGCTCCGCGGGCAGCAGAAACAGGTTCTCACGCCGGGGAAGAACGAGAAGCGTTACCTGGCGGGGGCTCAGGATGCGCGGACGAAGGAGTTGATCGCGATCGAAGGCGACCGGAAGGACACGGCGTTGTTCGTACTGCTGCTGTGGGAGCTGACGCAGCGCTATCCGCAGGCGAAGAAGATCCATGTCGTCCTGGACAACTACGCGATCCATACGACCCGACTGGTGCGGGAGAGTCTGGCGACGCCGCTGGGGCGCAGGCTGCGCCTGCACTTCCTGCCGCCGTACTGTCCGGATCACAACCGGATCGAACGAACGTGGGAGGACTTACACGCCAACGTGACACGAAACCACAAATGCTCGACGATGCCGCAACTGATGCGAAACGTCCGCTCCTACATCCGCCGACACAACCACCGGCGACCGGCGGCGCTGTAG
- a CDS encoding PQQ-binding-like beta-propeller repeat protein — MSRLVCRIGLVCVLGWTCCAPAAGQLILRPQNGPEEPADPYLMPRHELLRAYDEAREQIDGKDYSEAIRNLQRILSEPEDYFLRSVRRGVFPPVKADDEPGLTTLKREARRLLAELPEEGRKSYELLYGISASDAFAEARQRDDLAGVEALVRASPMTEAGVAAQRWLADRAYDDGRFLAARRSYEQLAALPTSGELKAVLTARAAIAAWQGGERDQAVKLIRAAHAAAGGVPLKLAGREIAWFERPEQAAGWLQEVAPPVGSVRAPVATWSMSLGDATRNAVAAEVSPAGGEEWKVSTLAYVRPDAAPEMRERIRELLQRQIQAARDGLQADRVPAIPSARPLVVGDRIVYRTVNDVTAVDAATGGLAWRGALENPDVRQAVRTLGVDFDAQALDDLGGMFEGVLKSQSFENGAAGVLSSDGRFVYALEEPQFVSTGNVGNLRVTTDQLVNRLVAYELGGGRIAWEIGGTRSQHDPQFTGSWFLGAPLPVDDLLYVLSESSGEILLLCLASNEQGVELKWSQGLMRPDPLQEIGTHPFRRWTDLSPSGAEGLLVCPTSAGAVVCVEPAGRMLRWLYEYESEIRVGMRREAPDQPFAPRGAVVPGGRVGPADRWQDETVLIAGNRVILTPRDSALLHCVDLDRGELVWSRPREDGLYVGAVQEGLVLVVGRSSVWTVRLEDGSEAWAEPLPVPMPSGRGLNLGDRYLLPLSTGELLTLDVRTGRVLARSRLAGEALPGNLAAGEGRLVSLSAGEIAAFAPLAELEQQIATGLRHEPPDAGALARRGELRLHRGDTAGGVQDLRESLAARPDQQVKSVLAGVMLEAIRTDFERNRGLAAEIEALTAPGPQRDQFLRVLAENLERGGEGLEALRAYLRLAQNSGFEERLESLTPDWMVRGHRVVRGRIQTLLAGLSAGDQVIARGEIQDLLRAAAAQERDPAELQRWLRLLGDLPEASPFRLQAAEALSSETQGLAWSLAWAGVADSPNPELFGPAVARFAARALENKRFDAARFWIRRLKDQAPDQVCLNGKTGGQLAEAWLASADFEAAGAESLAWPSGAAELRRVTGRTPLLRSLRLPVVSMSEESRGWSFELALEGGEPYLKARNGKGESQWAVLVPPAEETMPFGLNSPDQAFVRMRGDFLVLVLETHLVAFDVSGPGAPRKLWVHSLARRRSGDIGQRARVVRVNQGRQILRNSSGDVLGVTSDALIYAAGRELGALDLLTGRLEWVRYDVPPWTSSFVDDEQVLLQSQEFAGAPDGAPLQAFRVADGTPLEQRRLPRGNVLWSAGCRVLLQTVQPPQDQQPQGQSWQLLNLASGKTEWTRDLKATGRPWVQETSAEILVVDASGELTAWGLDDGQPRWNQQLPVKFGAAEIPVLLVQPHGDRLLLLCGTDLQTQVRVIPDSPHQQVPLDATAIMLDAATHNVLWQASLGWNSYDLGQAPWSPVLAAASRQFQLGGSVPGQRLAIVILDKRDGRKLYESGENSAASYFSLNYEPGAQDLTLQMMNWSFEIHFDDKSP, encoded by the coding sequence ATGTCTCGGCTGGTCTGTCGGATCGGACTTGTCTGCGTCCTGGGGTGGACCTGCTGCGCGCCGGCCGCCGGGCAGCTTATTCTGCGCCCGCAGAACGGGCCGGAGGAGCCGGCCGATCCGTACCTGATGCCGCGGCACGAGCTGCTGCGGGCCTACGATGAAGCCCGGGAGCAGATTGACGGCAAGGATTATTCCGAAGCGATTCGCAACCTGCAGCGGATTCTGAGCGAGCCGGAAGACTACTTTCTGCGATCGGTCCGGCGTGGCGTTTTCCCGCCGGTGAAAGCCGACGACGAGCCGGGTTTGACGACGCTGAAGCGGGAGGCGCGTCGGCTGCTGGCGGAACTGCCGGAGGAAGGGCGGAAGTCTTACGAGCTGCTGTATGGAATCTCTGCGAGCGACGCCTTCGCGGAAGCGCGCCAGCGGGACGATCTCGCGGGGGTCGAGGCGCTGGTCCGCGCGTCGCCGATGACGGAGGCGGGGGTGGCGGCGCAGCGGTGGCTGGCGGACCGGGCTTATGACGACGGTCGGTTTCTCGCCGCCCGGCGGTCCTACGAGCAGCTTGCCGCGCTTCCGACGTCGGGCGAATTGAAAGCGGTCCTGACCGCCCGGGCGGCGATTGCGGCGTGGCAGGGGGGTGAGCGTGATCAGGCGGTGAAGCTGATCCGCGCGGCGCACGCGGCGGCCGGCGGGGTTCCGCTGAAGCTGGCGGGGCGGGAGATCGCGTGGTTTGAGCGGCCGGAGCAGGCGGCAGGCTGGCTGCAGGAGGTGGCTCCGCCGGTCGGGTCGGTGCGGGCGCCGGTCGCGACGTGGTCGATGTCGCTGGGGGATGCCACGCGAAATGCGGTGGCGGCCGAAGTTTCGCCGGCGGGTGGCGAAGAGTGGAAGGTCTCGACGCTGGCTTACGTCCGTCCGGACGCGGCGCCGGAGATGAGGGAGCGGATTCGCGAGCTCCTGCAGCGGCAGATTCAGGCGGCGCGCGACGGGCTGCAGGCGGATCGCGTGCCTGCCATTCCGTCGGCGCGGCCGCTGGTTGTCGGGGACCGGATCGTCTACCGGACGGTCAACGACGTGACCGCCGTCGACGCGGCGACGGGGGGGCTGGCGTGGCGCGGGGCGCTGGAGAATCCGGACGTTCGTCAAGCCGTCCGGACGCTGGGGGTGGATTTCGATGCTCAGGCGCTGGATGACCTGGGAGGGATGTTCGAGGGGGTCTTGAAGTCGCAGTCGTTTGAGAACGGCGCGGCGGGCGTGCTGAGTTCGGACGGGCGATTCGTCTACGCACTCGAGGAGCCGCAGTTCGTCAGCACAGGGAATGTCGGGAATCTGCGGGTGACGACGGATCAACTGGTCAATCGTCTGGTCGCGTACGAGCTGGGGGGTGGTCGGATTGCGTGGGAGATCGGCGGCACGCGTTCGCAGCACGATCCGCAGTTTACGGGGTCCTGGTTTCTCGGGGCGCCGCTGCCGGTGGACGATCTGCTGTATGTGCTGAGCGAATCCTCGGGAGAGATTCTGCTGCTGTGCCTGGCGTCGAACGAGCAGGGGGTTGAGCTGAAGTGGTCTCAGGGGTTGATGCGACCGGATCCGCTGCAGGAGATTGGAACTCATCCGTTCCGTCGCTGGACGGATTTGAGTCCGTCCGGGGCTGAGGGGCTGCTGGTCTGCCCGACGTCCGCCGGGGCGGTGGTCTGCGTCGAACCGGCCGGTCGGATGCTGCGCTGGCTGTACGAGTACGAGTCGGAGATTCGGGTCGGGATGCGACGGGAAGCGCCGGATCAGCCGTTTGCTCCGAGGGGAGCGGTCGTCCCCGGGGGTCGCGTCGGTCCTGCCGATCGCTGGCAGGATGAGACGGTGCTGATTGCGGGGAACCGGGTGATTCTGACGCCGCGCGATTCCGCCTTGCTGCATTGCGTCGATCTGGATCGCGGAGAGCTGGTGTGGAGCCGTCCGCGGGAGGACGGGTTGTACGTGGGGGCGGTGCAGGAGGGTCTGGTGCTGGTGGTGGGTCGCAGCTCGGTCTGGACGGTCCGGCTGGAGGATGGGAGCGAAGCCTGGGCGGAGCCGCTGCCGGTTCCGATGCCGTCGGGACGGGGTTTGAATCTGGGGGATCGTTATCTGCTGCCGCTGTCGACGGGCGAGCTGCTGACGCTGGATGTTCGGACGGGGAGAGTGCTGGCGCGGAGCCGATTGGCGGGCGAGGCGCTGCCGGGCAATCTGGCGGCGGGCGAGGGTCGGCTGGTTTCGCTCTCGGCCGGCGAAATTGCGGCCTTTGCGCCGCTGGCCGAACTGGAGCAGCAGATTGCGACGGGTCTGCGGCACGAGCCGCCGGACGCCGGCGCACTCGCCCGGCGGGGCGAACTGCGACTGCATCGCGGCGATACGGCGGGGGGGGTGCAGGATCTGCGGGAATCGCTGGCGGCGCGACCCGACCAGCAGGTCAAGAGCGTGCTCGCCGGCGTGATGCTCGAGGCCATCCGGACGGATTTCGAACGGAATCGCGGGCTGGCCGCCGAGATCGAGGCTTTGACGGCGCCGGGGCCTCAGCGGGATCAGTTTCTGCGAGTGCTGGCGGAAAACCTGGAGCGTGGCGGGGAAGGGCTTGAAGCGTTGCGGGCTTACCTGCGGCTGGCGCAGAACTCCGGCTTTGAGGAACGACTGGAGTCACTGACTCCCGACTGGATGGTGCGCGGGCATCGCGTTGTGCGGGGTCGGATTCAGACGCTTCTGGCCGGGCTTTCCGCGGGCGATCAGGTGATCGCACGGGGGGAGATTCAGGACCTGTTGCGGGCCGCGGCGGCTCAGGAGCGAGACCCGGCGGAGCTGCAGCGTTGGTTGCGGCTGCTGGGAGATCTGCCCGAGGCAAGCCCGTTCCGGCTGCAGGCTGCCGAGGCCCTGTCCTCGGAGACGCAGGGGCTGGCGTGGTCGCTGGCCTGGGCCGGTGTCGCGGACTCTCCGAATCCGGAGCTGTTCGGCCCGGCGGTCGCCCGATTCGCCGCCCGGGCTCTGGAGAACAAGCGCTTCGATGCGGCCAGGTTCTGGATTCGCAGGCTGAAGGATCAAGCTCCCGATCAAGTTTGTCTCAACGGGAAGACCGGGGGGCAACTGGCCGAGGCGTGGCTGGCCTCTGCGGACTTTGAGGCGGCGGGGGCCGAATCGCTCGCCTGGCCGTCCGGGGCCGCCGAGCTGCGGCGCGTGACGGGCCGGACGCCGCTGTTGCGGAGTCTGCGACTGCCGGTCGTTTCGATGAGCGAAGAGTCGCGAGGCTGGTCGTTTGAGCTCGCCCTGGAGGGGGGGGAACCGTACTTGAAGGCCCGCAATGGCAAGGGTGAGTCGCAATGGGCCGTCCTCGTCCCCCCTGCCGAGGAGACGATGCCGTTCGGGTTGAACTCACCGGATCAGGCTTTCGTGCGGATGCGCGGCGATTTTCTGGTGCTGGTGCTGGAGACGCATCTGGTTGCGTTCGATGTTTCCGGGCCGGGCGCTCCTCGCAAGCTCTGGGTGCATTCTCTGGCGCGTCGGCGGAGCGGAGACATCGGTCAGCGAGCCCGCGTCGTGCGGGTCAACCAGGGTCGGCAGATCCTGCGGAATTCGTCGGGGGATGTTCTGGGCGTGACGTCGGACGCGTTGATCTATGCGGCCGGGCGGGAGCTGGGGGCGTTGGACCTGCTGACGGGACGGCTGGAGTGGGTCCGGTACGACGTTCCGCCGTGGACTTCGTCGTTCGTGGATGACGAGCAGGTTCTGCTGCAGTCTCAGGAGTTTGCGGGGGCTCCGGATGGAGCGCCGCTGCAGGCCTTTCGAGTGGCGGACGGCACGCCATTGGAGCAGCGCCGACTGCCGCGCGGGAACGTGCTCTGGTCCGCGGGGTGTCGGGTCCTGCTGCAGACGGTACAGCCGCCTCAAGATCAGCAACCGCAGGGTCAGAGCTGGCAACTGCTGAATCTGGCCAGCGGGAAGACGGAGTGGACCCGCGACCTGAAAGCGACGGGGCGGCCCTGGGTTCAGGAAACGTCCGCGGAGATTCTCGTCGTCGATGCTTCGGGCGAGTTGACCGCTTGGGGACTGGATGATGGTCAGCCCCGCTGGAATCAGCAATTGCCGGTCAAGTTTGGCGCTGCGGAGATTCCGGTCCTGCTGGTCCAGCCGCATGGCGATCGCCTGCTGCTGTTGTGCGGCACGGATCTGCAGACGCAGGTCCGCGTGATTCCCGACAGTCCGCATCAGCAGGTGCCGCTGGACGCCACCGCGATCATGCTCGACGCCGCGACGCACAACGTGCTGTGGCAGGCGTCGCTCGGCTGGAATTCTTACGACCTGGGTCAGGCTCCCTGGTCTCCCGTGCTGGCGGCGGCGTCTCGCCAGTTCCAACTGGGCGGCAGCGTTCCGGGTCAGCGGCTGGCGATCGTGATCCTCGACAAGCGGGACGGGCGAAAGCTCTATGAATCCGGCGAGAACTCCGCCGCCTCTTACTTCTCGCTGAACTACGAGCCCGGCGCGCAGGATCTGACGCTGCAGATGATGAACTGGAGTTTCGAGATCCATTTCGACGACAAGTCGCCGTGA
- a CDS encoding alpha/beta hydrolase, translating into MPRTLLTFAITLLSLALGTGIDLARAADDYKLGPDSEPQAGVPTGKIVQGQWVSEKTYPGTERDYWIYLPAQYDGSQPAALMVFQDGGNYQNPKGQFRVPVVFDNLIHKQEMPVTIGVFLNPGQIPAAQPDQKPRSNRSFEYDSLGGEYARFLIEEVLPGLQERHNFRVTDNPDLRAIGGISSGGICAFTVAWERPDSFRKVLSHVGSFTNIRGGHVYPALIRKTDPKPLRIFLQEGSNDLDNLHGNWPLANQQMAASLKFAKYDYRFDYGDGGHNGKHGGAILPDSLRWLWRDTK; encoded by the coding sequence ATGCCGCGGACTTTGCTCACCTTTGCAATCACGCTCCTGTCCCTCGCCCTGGGAACGGGGATCGACCTTGCCCGCGCGGCCGACGACTACAAGCTCGGTCCCGATTCCGAACCGCAGGCCGGCGTTCCCACAGGGAAAATCGTCCAGGGCCAGTGGGTCAGCGAGAAGACCTATCCGGGAACCGAACGGGACTACTGGATCTACCTCCCCGCCCAGTATGACGGTTCGCAGCCCGCCGCCCTGATGGTCTTCCAGGACGGCGGCAACTACCAGAATCCCAAGGGCCAGTTCCGCGTCCCGGTCGTCTTCGACAATCTGATCCACAAACAGGAGATGCCGGTCACAATCGGCGTGTTCCTCAACCCGGGCCAGATCCCCGCCGCTCAGCCCGACCAGAAGCCGCGCAGCAATCGCAGCTTCGAGTACGACAGCCTCGGCGGCGAATACGCCCGCTTTCTGATTGAAGAAGTCCTCCCCGGTCTGCAGGAGCGACACAATTTCCGCGTCACCGACAACCCCGATCTGCGGGCCATCGGTGGCATCAGCTCGGGGGGGATCTGCGCCTTCACCGTCGCCTGGGAGCGCCCCGATTCGTTCCGCAAAGTCCTGAGCCACGTCGGCAGCTTCACGAACATCCGCGGCGGCCACGTCTACCCCGCTCTGATCCGCAAGACCGACCCCAAGCCGCTCCGCATCTTCCTGCAGGAGGGCTCAAACGACCTCGACAACCTCCACGGTAACTGGCCCTTGGCCAATCAGCAGATGGCGGCGTCGCTCAAGTTTGCCAAGTACGACTACCGGTTCGACTACGGCGACGGCGGCCACAACGGCAAGCACGGCGGCGCGATCCTCCCCGACTCCCTCCGCTGGCTCTGGCGCGACACGAAGTAG